A genomic segment from Octopus sinensis linkage group LG4, ASM634580v1, whole genome shotgun sequence encodes:
- the LOC115210844 gene encoding collagen alpha-6(VI) chain gives MNLCSYSQKMKPYTSIVHTIFLLLAGLKLLSAQETYYCGGKPADVYFLLDSSTSIWFVDFAKQIKFVENMIELFEVAPNKTRIGLGTFSNSFYPQFSFKDYTNKTQVIGALKSIRQNYGGTNTAKAIKEMREREFNPLGARQDVAHIAIILTDGKSWSLSKTAEEAKIAKEKGVYMFAVGIGSNVDLKELKGIASESNKKESQFVFHVENFDALDSIKEILAIQTCEVVPNDQYRCGASGQADMIFLLDRLVMAPSRIQLIKDFIARTADLLDMGPNNPVRIGVFTDCPDSEDIYLNDHNDKYSFIKELKVTKDKSRIHTLRRVHRVGFSKNNGARTEARKLVILFVDSPLIDAKKVLLEAMKMKLSDIEIFVVTIGNEYLEKEMSRLASRKVKEHTIRVPSYSELNDSVANFVNLICEKL, from the exons ATGAATCTTTgttcatattctcagaaaatgaaACCATACACATCAATTGTCCATACTATTTTTCTACTACTTGCT GGCTTAAAGTTGTTGTCAGCTCAAGAAACCTATT aTTGCGGCGGGAAACCTGCGGATGTTTACTTTCTTTTGGATTCTTCAACGAGTATTTGGTTTGTAGACTTCGCCAAACAAATAAAATTCGTAGAAAACATGATTGAGCTTTTTGAAGTCGCACCGAATAAAACCCGTATTGGTCTGGGTACGTTCAGCAACAGTTTCTATCCACAGTTCAGTTTTAAAGACTACACCAATAAAACTCAAGTAATCGGTGCACTGAAGAGTATTCGTCAAAATTATGGAGGAACCAATACGGCGAAAGCTATCAAGGAGATGCGTGAAAGAGAATTCAATCCTCTGGGCGCTCGACAAGACGTTGCTCATATTGCTATCATTTTAACAGACGGGAAATCTTGGAGCTTATCAAAAACGGCTGAAGAAGCTAAAATAGCCAAAGAAAAGGGTGTCTACATGTTTGCCGTTGGTATTGGTAGCAATGTGGACCTCAAAGAACTAAAAGGCATAGCTAGCGAATCAAATAAAAAGGAATCACAATTTGtgtttcatgtggaaaacttTGATGCCTTAGATTCCATTAAGGAGATTCTGGCGATCCAGACATGTGAAG ttGTACCGAATGACCAGTACA gATGTGGAGCATCTGGACAAGCGGACATGATCTTTTTATTAGACAGACTTGTCATGGCGCCATCACGAATTCAACTGATTAAAGATTTCATTGCAAGGACAGCAGATTTGTTAGACATGGGCCCTAATAATCCCGTTCGAATCGGTGTCTTCACAGATTGTCCGGACTCCGAAGATATTTACCTGAACGATCATAATGACAAATATAGTTTCATTAAAGAACTAAAAGTAACCAAAGACAAATCAAGGATACACACTCTGAGACGAGTTCACCGAGTAGGATTTAGCAAGAACAATGGCGCTCGAACGGAAGCGCGAAAACTTGTCATCCTTTTTGTGGACAGTCCACTGATAGACGCCAAAAAAGTACTTTTAGAagcaatgaaaatgaaattatcgGATATCGAGATATTCGTGGTTACCATTGGCAATGaatatttagagaaagaaatGTCCAGACTAGCATCTAGAAAAGTCAAAGAACATACTATCAGAGTCCCAAGTTATTCTGAATTAAACGACTCCGTGGCAAACTTCGTCAATCTTATTTGTGAAA aaCTATGA